The Desulfomicrobium orale DSM 12838 genome includes a window with the following:
- a CDS encoding zincin-like metallopeptidase domain-containing protein has protein sequence MTEKRIPYHEEFAEEVIRRLEAGTAPWQKPWKPGHSTAPQNPVSGTVYRGGNRVWLSMRQPDDDPRWMTYAQAREIGAQVRKGERGTSIAFWQWTKQVMEKDADGRPVLDSDGREKKVTVNLERPFVRYATVFHASQIEGLEPHTIDPPAWEPVERGERILSGSGAAIRHDQADRAYYRPGTDTIHLPGKEQFPDAAKYYATALHELGHWTGHKDRLDRELGNSFGTPEYAREELRAEIASWMLGSETGVGHDPDRHAAYVQSWIKALRDDPYEIIRACRDAEHIRDYLLESELTLQQETRQTESPALDRAGEKEAPAMEVRKTMEKTYLHVPFAEKDLARKAGARWDKDAKLWFAPAGSDLDGLQAWLPDGNPGPAAPADPQQEFGKVLADMGLDLGGSLPVMDGRIHRVYATVGKSGNRDGAYCGYLDGHPAGWGQNYKTGEKINWTAPTGHTLDAAARTAQRQEMLANRRQREAEIAAEHDRVAAICRDIWQARENAPDDHAYLHSKGVPALGVKLSQGGDVLVPLRNIDGELRGLQAISPAGNKQFMAGSEKKGCFHFLGDEKDLSKEEIILAEGYATGASLHMGTGKPVAVAFDAGNLEVVAKKLREKYPEAKITIAADNDHASRRNIGVESARKAAQAVGGVVKVPTFTKEEKTRGLTDFNDLHKFRGLSEVRKQMGVSRQRDEVER, from the coding sequence ATGACTGAAAAACGTATCCCCTACCACGAGGAGTTTGCGGAAGAGGTCATCCGGCGTCTGGAGGCGGGCACCGCGCCGTGGCAGAAGCCCTGGAAGCCCGGCCACAGTACAGCGCCGCAGAATCCCGTCTCCGGGACAGTTTACCGGGGCGGCAACAGGGTGTGGCTGTCCATGCGCCAGCCGGATGATGATCCACGCTGGATGACCTATGCTCAGGCGCGGGAGATCGGCGCACAGGTCCGCAAAGGCGAAAGAGGCACAAGCATCGCCTTCTGGCAATGGACGAAGCAGGTCATGGAGAAAGACGCTGACGGCCGTCCCGTGCTGGATTCGGACGGCAGGGAAAAAAAGGTCACTGTCAACCTGGAACGGCCGTTTGTCCGTTATGCCACGGTATTTCACGCCTCGCAGATCGAGGGCCTTGAACCCCACACCATTGACCCGCCCGCATGGGAACCTGTGGAGCGCGGAGAGCGCATCCTTTCCGGCAGCGGTGCGGCCATCAGACACGACCAGGCTGACCGGGCCTACTACCGCCCCGGCACAGACACGATTCATCTGCCGGGAAAGGAACAGTTTCCGGATGCCGCAAAATACTATGCTACGGCGCTGCATGAACTCGGGCACTGGACCGGACATAAAGACCGGCTGGACCGGGAATTGGGCAATTCTTTCGGCACTCCGGAATATGCACGGGAAGAACTGCGCGCGGAAATCGCATCGTGGATGCTCGGCAGCGAGACGGGTGTCGGGCACGATCCGGACCGTCACGCCGCCTATGTGCAGTCATGGATCAAGGCGCTGCGGGATGATCCGTACGAGATCATCCGCGCCTGCCGGGATGCGGAGCATATAAGGGACTACCTGCTGGAGAGCGAACTCACCCTCCAGCAGGAAACAAGGCAGACGGAATCCCCCGCCCTGGACAGGGCGGGAGAAAAAGAAGCTCCTGCCATGGAGGTGCGAAAGACCATGGAAAAGACGTATCTGCATGTGCCCTTTGCCGAGAAGGATCTTGCCAGGAAAGCGGGTGCGCGATGGGACAAGGATGCCAAACTCTGGTTTGCGCCGGCCGGGTCCGATCTTGACGGCCTGCAAGCCTGGCTGCCGGACGGAAATCCAGGTCCGGCCGCGCCGGCCGATCCGCAGCAGGAATTCGGGAAGGTCCTCGCGGACATGGGACTTGATCTTGGCGGCAGCCTGCCGGTCATGGATGGCCGGATACACCGCGTATATGCGACGGTGGGCAAATCCGGCAACAGAGACGGCGCGTATTGCGGCTATCTGGACGGCCATCCCGCCGGCTGGGGACAGAACTACAAGACCGGTGAGAAAATCAACTGGACGGCACCTACGGGGCATACGCTCGATGCTGCCGCCCGCACCGCGCAGCGGCAGGAGATGCTTGCAAACCGCCGGCAACGGGAAGCGGAGATTGCGGCGGAGCATGACCGGGTGGCCGCGATATGCCGGGACATCTGGCAGGCACGGGAGAATGCCCCCGACGATCACGCCTATCTTCATTCCAAGGGCGTGCCCGCCCTGGGAGTGAAACTCTCACAAGGCGGGGACGTGCTTGTGCCGCTGCGAAACATTGATGGAGAGCTGCGCGGCCTCCAGGCCATTTCTCCGGCCGGCAACAAGCAGTTCATGGCCGGCAGCGAAAAAAAGGGCTGCTTTCACTTCCTTGGAGATGAGAAAGACCTCTCCAAAGAGGAAATCATTCTGGCCGAGGGCTACGCCACCGGCGCGAGTCTGCACATGGGCACGGGCAAACCCGTGGCCGTGGCCTTTGACGCGGGCAACCTGGAAGTCGTGGCGAAGAAGCTCCGGGAGAAATACCCGGAAGCCAAGATTACTATCGCTGCGGATAACGACCACGCCAGCCGGCGCAACATCGGCGTTGAATCAGCCCGGAAAGCCGCGCAGGCCGTGGGCGGCGTGGTGAAGGTCCCGACATTCACGAAAGAGGAGAAGACGCGCGGCCTGACGGACTTCAACGACCTGCACAAGTTTCGCGGATTGAGCGAAGTCCGGAAGCAGATGGGCGTATCACGGCAGAGAGATGAGGTGGAGCGATGA
- a CDS encoding plasmid mobilization protein — MAKQNKPRGKRDKCVKMYVTAEELSVLLESSGRAGLSLSTFARRVCLAMQVKSREDQQARRELLKINADLGRLGGLLKQALASGVDRHLIHTHLREIDRTRDLLKTRVKGMA, encoded by the coding sequence ATGGCAAAGCAGAACAAGCCGCGCGGCAAGCGCGACAAATGCGTGAAGATGTACGTCACGGCCGAGGAATTATCCGTTCTGCTGGAAAGCAGCGGCCGGGCAGGATTATCTCTTTCGACGTTCGCCCGGCGCGTGTGTCTGGCGATGCAGGTCAAAAGCCGGGAAGATCAGCAGGCCCGGCGGGAGCTGCTGAAGATTAACGCGGACCTGGGACGTCTGGGCGGCCTGCTCAAGCAGGCACTGGCCAGCGGTGTGGACCGGCATCTGATCCATACACATCTGCGCGAGATCGACCGGACCCGGGACCTGCTCAAAACCCGGGTAAAAGGCATGGCATGA
- a CDS encoding DNA adenine methylase: protein MGYLGSKQASGAYQAIISQMPPHDLYIETHLGGGAVMRLKPPAARSIGIDLDQAALDSFSCSYPVELVCADAHDFIAKIDYAGSGRVLLYADPPYLHSTRGKSRYRYEYTDADHVELIRKLQSVPAHVIISGYPSALYDSLLSDWRTVEFQSMTRGGVRTEKLWMNFDSGFVHWHSYAGANFTDRQRIKRKAERWATKFRQLPGAERLAILDALLSVRD from the coding sequence ATGGGGTACCTTGGGTCAAAACAGGCATCCGGAGCATATCAGGCAATCATCAGCCAGATGCCCCCGCATGACCTTTACATTGAGACCCATCTTGGCGGTGGTGCTGTCATGCGTTTGAAGCCACCCGCTGCAAGGTCTATCGGCATCGATCTTGACCAGGCTGCTCTTGACTCGTTTTCCTGCTCGTATCCGGTAGAGCTGGTCTGCGCTGATGCCCATGATTTCATAGCCAAAATTGACTATGCCGGATCTGGGCGTGTGCTGCTTTACGCCGACCCGCCCTATTTACACTCCACACGCGGAAAATCCAGGTACCGGTACGAATACACGGACGCGGACCATGTTGAGCTTATCCGGAAACTCCAGTCTGTTCCGGCGCATGTGATTATTTCCGGGTATCCTTCAGCTTTGTACGACTCTTTGCTTTCTGATTGGCGTACTGTGGAATTTCAATCAATGACCAGAGGCGGAGTCCGTACCGAGAAACTCTGGATGAATTTTGATTCCGGCTTTGTACATTGGCATTCATACGCTGGCGCAAATTTCACGGATCGTCAAAGGATCAAGAGAAAAGCTGAAAGGTGGGCCACGAAATTCCGCCAGCTCCCCGGAGCTGAACGATTAGCAATATTGGATGCTCTGCTGTCCGTCAGGGATTGA
- a CDS encoding site-specific integrase: protein MAIPKIRLRSYDNRRVRFLSKSEARKLLEELRQNLLWHDITAIALYTGLRAGEIFSLRKSSLDIQNRYIHIFDTKSTLNRSIYLNAQALEVVQRHACLNRPYLFFNDQTCSPIRFVSRIFTSAVERAGLNPPDVDRRNKVVFHTLRHTFASWLVQDGTPLAVVAQLLGHTNIRMTMRYAHLAPSQGIKHLINLGI from the coding sequence ATGGCAATCCCTAAAATTAGGCTTCGCTCTTATGACAACCGCCGTGTTAGATTTCTGTCAAAATCAGAGGCCAGAAAATTACTGGAAGAGCTTCGTCAAAATCTTTTATGGCATGACATCACAGCTATTGCGTTATATACTGGGCTTAGAGCAGGCGAAATTTTTTCATTACGCAAATCAAGCTTGGATATACAAAATAGATACATCCATATCTTTGATACGAAGTCTACTCTAAACAGATCAATATACCTAAACGCACAAGCATTGGAAGTTGTTCAGCGACATGCTTGCCTGAATCGTCCCTATCTTTTTTTCAATGATCAGACCTGCTCGCCAATACGATTCGTCAGCAGGATTTTCACTTCAGCAGTAGAGCGGGCAGGGCTTAATCCGCCTGATGTGGACCGCCGGAATAAAGTGGTTTTCCATACACTCCGGCATACATTTGCAAGCTGGCTTGTTCAGGATGGTACACCGCTTGCGGTTGTGGCCCAACTGCTGGGGCACACGAACATCAGGATGACAATGCGCTATGCCCACTTGGCCCCAAGCCAAGGAATCAAACATCTGATTAACTTGGGCATCTAA
- the traI gene encoding TraI/MobA(P) family conjugative relaxase: MISQHIECKPANDNYARLARYIADASHDGEKCLMTWCAGTWAGDDEYDLSITEVVDTQALNTRTTREKTYHLLISFRPEDEARLTPEVLKAIELRFADALGFGEHQRHCGVHQNTNNLHMHVAYNMIHPEKLTRHEPYRDYALRDRLCREIERDYGLTVDNGREAGRQGLSVGAAKVEAMTGEQSFESYARSKATLLVAALETSRSWQDVHAAFAQYGMAIRPKGAGLIVANLHGKEQVKASSVARELSAKKLIDLVGQFVPAENIQPGTERYSRQPVHEKTSGRDKLYAEYKAEHDARVAALDLAKAARDEKTAAVKASWEARRSGLAGIIAKCLASNLERRELLSIRQEYDAQRAQIFSGPTTWTAFLKERARAGSETALSILRSKERQEQEAQEKNIDWEYERRLLEQEEKILMSGMSAPAKRQLLSVTKMERIIRGIKYDISQVGVVMFTLPDGSRIRDTGRNIYFGSAAADIAKQYARARWGNNQVMLENEIRFLKRSPEKTVGKGKDIER, from the coding sequence ATGATCAGCCAGCATATTGAGTGCAAGCCCGCGAACGACAATTACGCACGGCTGGCCCGCTATATTGCTGACGCCAGTCACGATGGAGAGAAATGCCTGATGACCTGGTGCGCGGGAACATGGGCCGGAGACGACGAGTATGATCTGTCGATCACGGAGGTTGTGGACACGCAGGCTTTGAATACCCGGACAACCCGGGAGAAGACATATCATTTGCTGATCAGCTTCCGGCCGGAGGACGAAGCCAGGCTGACACCGGAAGTACTGAAGGCCATCGAGCTGCGCTTTGCCGACGCATTGGGATTTGGTGAGCACCAGCGGCACTGCGGCGTGCATCAGAACACCAACAACCTGCATATGCATGTTGCGTACAACATGATCCACCCGGAGAAACTGACCCGCCATGAGCCATACCGGGATTACGCCCTGCGGGACAGACTGTGCCGTGAGATCGAGCGGGATTACGGCCTGACCGTGGACAACGGCCGTGAGGCTGGCCGGCAAGGCTTGAGCGTTGGTGCGGCGAAGGTCGAAGCCATGACCGGCGAGCAGAGCTTTGAAAGCTATGCGCGGTCTAAAGCAACGCTCCTGGTGGCGGCGCTGGAAACGTCCAGGAGCTGGCAGGATGTGCATGCGGCATTTGCCCAGTACGGCATGGCCATCAGACCGAAAGGCGCGGGTCTGATCGTGGCCAATCTGCATGGAAAGGAGCAGGTCAAAGCCAGTTCTGTTGCCCGCGAGCTGTCAGCAAAGAAACTGATCGACCTGGTGGGCCAGTTTGTTCCGGCAGAAAATATCCAACCCGGGACGGAACGATACTCACGGCAGCCTGTGCATGAAAAGACTTCGGGACGGGACAAGCTGTACGCCGAGTATAAGGCTGAACATGACGCAAGAGTGGCGGCGTTGGATTTGGCGAAAGCCGCCAGAGATGAAAAGACAGCCGCCGTGAAAGCGTCATGGGAAGCACGGAGGTCTGGACTGGCGGGTATCATTGCGAAATGTCTGGCATCCAATCTTGAACGGCGGGAACTGCTGTCCATCCGGCAGGAATACGACGCCCAGCGGGCACAGATTTTTTCCGGTCCAACGACGTGGACGGCATTCCTGAAGGAGAGGGCACGGGCCGGCAGCGAGACGGCACTTTCCATCCTGCGCTCAAAGGAGCGTCAGGAGCAGGAAGCGCAGGAGAAGAACATTGATTGGGAGTATGAGCGGCGATTGCTGGAGCAAGAGGAGAAGATACTCATGTCCGGCATGTCGGCCCCGGCAAAGAGGCAACTGCTGTCGGTCACAAAGATGGAACGGATTATCCGGGGCATCAAGTATGACATCTCCCAGGTCGGCGTGGTCATGTTCACCCTGCCCGACGGCAGCCGCATCCGTGATACCGGCCGGAATATCTACTTTGGGAGCGCGGCGGCGGATATTGCGAAGCAATACGCCCGCGCGCGGTGGGGCAATAACCAGGTGATGCTTGAAAACGAAATCCGTTTCCTGAAGAGGAGCCCGGAAAAGACAGTCGGCAAAGGCAAAGACATCGAAAGGTAG
- a CDS encoding helix-turn-helix transcriptional regulator, translating into MSRRLLDRLPKMMEDPEFAAAWEEAREEFSIAREIIRTRIAAGLSQKELAEKIGTTQSVIARLESGAHVPSVSTLKRVAEATHSKLRIKLVPADDESPVAAV; encoded by the coding sequence ATGTCCAGACGCTTACTCGATAGACTCCCGAAGATGATGGAAGACCCGGAATTTGCCGCCGCGTGGGAAGAGGCCAGAGAAGAATTCTCCATTGCCCGCGAGATCATTCGCACCCGCATTGCCGCCGGGCTGTCACAAAAGGAATTGGCAGAAAAAATTGGTACAACCCAGTCTGTGATTGCCCGTTTGGAGTCCGGCGCACACGTACCATCGGTATCCACATTGAAACGTGTCGCCGAGGCTACGCATTCAAAACTCCGCATAAAGCTTGTTCCGGCTGACGATGAGTCGCCTGTTGCTGCTGTATAA
- the topA gene encoding type I DNA topoisomerase: protein MKLFIVESPGKVKKIQSMLGNGWTVESSAGHVRDLPAKEMGVAAPDFTPQYEPTERGAEVLRKLSELAAQADEIYLATDPDREGEAIAWHLADALKLSSPKRITYTEITESAVKEAVARPRGIDRDLVTAQAGRRVLDRICGYLVSGPLSQATGNRLSAGRVQSPAVRLVVERERVIRAHQPITHYAVQLRFGDWTADWKPWLDDDEKYFTDEAAAQRVAQVHDLEVAGCRESEYHSSPPAPFTTSELLQAASATLKLNPGKTMRLAQRLFEAGHITYMRTDSSNISGEALAAVRAWCAEHGLAYVSPPRIWPAGDGAQEAHEAIRPTHIEVEEAGGSAEEMALYEMIRLRTIASQMEDAVYAVRTLQLLDDLDGRPVEFTAKGRTLVSAGWRELARNDQDEEEPEPDNPVPKLTAGQAVVATNGKVLEKKTRPPARYTEASLIRELEKLGIGRPSTYAAIVSMILDRGYVATEQRHLIATELGETVVDNLTGNFSFVDYEFTRVMEASLDAIAQGEGDYRSLVADAYAQLQDEVDAFRRKTCVHCPECGSLGLRHLVREADGKNPRFWNFWACDDCKATFADESGKPGSRQEARKESPYKCPKCGRPMYRRQGETKGRRYDFWGCSGYKEGCKVTLQSRPDGSPDSENRR, encoded by the coding sequence ATGAAGCTTTTCATTGTTGAATCCCCCGGCAAAGTGAAGAAAATCCAGTCCATGCTCGGAAACGGCTGGACCGTCGAGTCCAGCGCCGGACACGTCCGGGACCTGCCCGCCAAAGAGATGGGCGTGGCTGCTCCTGATTTCACGCCGCAATACGAACCCACGGAACGCGGCGCGGAAGTACTGCGGAAGCTGTCTGAACTGGCGGCCCAGGCCGATGAAATCTATCTGGCCACCGATCCGGACCGCGAGGGCGAAGCTATCGCCTGGCATCTGGCCGATGCGCTGAAGCTCTCCAGTCCCAAGCGGATAACATACACAGAAATCACAGAAAGCGCGGTAAAAGAGGCTGTCGCCCGTCCGCGCGGCATCGACCGCGACCTGGTGACCGCCCAGGCCGGCCGGCGCGTGCTTGACCGCATCTGCGGTTATCTGGTTTCCGGCCCGCTCTCCCAGGCCACCGGCAACAGACTGTCCGCCGGCCGCGTCCAGTCTCCGGCCGTGCGTCTGGTCGTGGAGCGGGAACGGGTCATCCGGGCGCACCAGCCCATCACGCACTATGCGGTGCAGCTGCGCTTCGGGGACTGGACGGCGGACTGGAAGCCCTGGCTGGACGATGATGAAAAGTACTTCACGGACGAAGCCGCAGCACAGCGGGTGGCGCAGGTGCACGATCTGGAAGTCGCCGGATGCAGGGAATCCGAGTATCATTCATCGCCGCCCGCACCCTTTACCACTTCCGAACTGTTGCAGGCCGCATCCGCCACCCTGAAGCTCAATCCCGGCAAAACCATGCGGCTGGCCCAGCGGCTTTTCGAGGCCGGGCACATCACCTACATGCGTACGGATTCCTCCAACATTTCAGGAGAAGCCCTGGCCGCCGTCCGCGCCTGGTGCGCGGAGCACGGCCTTGCATATGTCAGTCCGCCACGCATCTGGCCGGCCGGAGACGGCGCGCAGGAAGCGCATGAAGCAATCCGGCCGACACATATCGAGGTCGAGGAAGCCGGCGGCAGCGCCGAGGAAATGGCCCTGTACGAGATGATCCGGCTGCGGACCATTGCCAGCCAGATGGAGGACGCCGTGTACGCCGTGCGTACGCTTCAGCTTCTGGACGACCTGGACGGCCGACCGGTCGAGTTCACAGCCAAAGGCCGGACTCTTGTCTCCGCAGGTTGGCGGGAACTGGCCCGCAACGATCAGGACGAGGAAGAGCCGGAGCCGGACAACCCTGTTCCGAAGCTGACCGCGGGGCAGGCAGTCGTGGCCACGAACGGGAAGGTCCTGGAGAAGAAGACCCGCCCGCCTGCCAGATACACAGAAGCCAGTCTGATCAGGGAGCTGGAAAAGCTCGGCATCGGACGGCCGTCAACCTATGCTGCCATCGTCTCGATGATCCTTGACCGGGGATATGTCGCAACGGAACAGCGGCACCTCATCGCCACTGAACTCGGTGAAACGGTCGTTGACAACCTGACCGGGAATTTCAGCTTTGTGGACTACGAATTTACCCGGGTAATGGAAGCTTCTCTGGACGCCATCGCTCAGGGCGAAGGCGATTACAGAAGCCTTGTGGCCGACGCCTATGCCCAGCTTCAGGATGAGGTGGACGCCTTCCGCAGAAAAACATGCGTGCATTGCCCTGAATGCGGCAGCCTCGGCCTGCGTCATCTGGTCAGAGAAGCGGACGGAAAGAACCCCAGGTTCTGGAATTTCTGGGCCTGCGACGACTGCAAGGCCACCTTCGCCGACGAAAGCGGAAAGCCGGGCTCCAGACAGGAAGCAAGGAAGGAATCTCCGTACAAATGCCCGAAGTGCGGCAGGCCCATGTATCGCCGCCAGGGTGAAACAAAAGGCAGGCGATACGACTTCTGGGGCTGCTCCGGGTACAAGGAGGGATGCAAGGTGACACTGCAATCCAGACCGGACGGCTCACCGGATTCTGAAAACAGAAGATGA
- a CDS encoding type IV secretory system conjugative DNA transfer family protein, producing the protein MKSQDYGLPDQQRSSSFRWLYLLFAFSLGVIALWTVTELTAVRYGHAAALGAPWFRAGGYPVYAPWSVVTWYFRFGDPHGVIDQASNYGLLIFFLPQALVMAYAASQAGMKGNRKLHGSARWATRKEVGDMGYLQGRGVYIGGYVPPKSRQIMYLRHDGPEHVLAFAPTRSGKGVGLILPTLLSWSGPSLILDIKGENWALTSGWRKSRGHTVLRFDPTDPSGNSAAFNPLEELHLFSEHAISDAQNLALLLVDPLGKGLDDHWSKSGFAFLAPAILHCCVMIWSEHERPATLTDLSLMLADENRTIDELLQEMIEEDHAARLRGLAPHATGGDEIHIFIAAGGREMLNKADKERSSVLSTVVVNLALYRDPIIGRNTNHCDFRIDDLLAREVPVDLYLVLPASDTDRVIPLVRIIFDMVVRRITSKMEFKDGKSVAPYRHRLLFMLDEFPSIGRLPIIEKAITYIAGFGGIFYIIIQNIEQLGKVYGKDNSILGNSHILIAYASNNPATCEILSKMSGTTTVVQKKKSVSGKAGSRSPSFSIQETARPLLTPDECSRLPGMRKSGDEILPGDMLIFTAGRHPIYGKQILHFKDPVFLQRARIPAPDVTDSLYFPRQTAEPAESEAPKGKSFEDYLEE; encoded by the coding sequence GTATCCCGTCTATGCGCCGTGGTCCGTTGTGACCTGGTACTTCCGGTTTGGCGATCCTCATGGCGTGATCGATCAGGCCAGTAATTACGGCCTGCTGATTTTCTTTCTGCCGCAGGCTCTGGTGATGGCGTATGCCGCATCCCAGGCCGGCATGAAGGGCAACAGAAAACTGCATGGGTCGGCCAGATGGGCCACGCGGAAAGAAGTCGGGGACATGGGCTACCTGCAGGGCAGGGGCGTGTACATAGGCGGTTATGTTCCGCCGAAATCGCGGCAGATCATGTATCTGCGGCATGACGGCCCGGAACATGTGCTGGCCTTTGCGCCGACCCGATCAGGCAAAGGTGTGGGGCTGATCCTGCCCACCCTGCTGTCGTGGTCTGGGCCATCCCTGATTCTGGACATCAAGGGTGAAAACTGGGCTCTGACAAGCGGCTGGCGCAAATCCCGGGGGCACACAGTCCTGCGGTTTGACCCGACGGACCCAAGCGGGAACTCGGCGGCCTTCAACCCTCTGGAGGAACTGCACCTTTTCTCGGAGCACGCCATCAGTGACGCCCAGAATCTGGCCCTGCTGCTCGTTGATCCCCTGGGCAAGGGGCTCGATGATCACTGGTCCAAATCCGGTTTTGCGTTTCTGGCTCCGGCCATACTGCATTGCTGCGTGATGATCTGGTCGGAGCATGAACGGCCGGCCACGCTGACGGATTTGTCTTTGATGCTTGCCGATGAGAACCGGACAATCGACGAGCTGCTCCAGGAGATGATCGAGGAGGATCATGCCGCCCGGCTGCGCGGCCTGGCTCCCCATGCGACGGGCGGGGACGAGATACATATCTTCATCGCGGCCGGCGGACGCGAGATGCTGAACAAGGCGGACAAAGAACGCTCCAGCGTCTTGTCCACGGTCGTCGTCAATCTGGCCCTCTACCGTGACCCGATTATCGGCAGAAACACAAACCATTGCGATTTCCGTATCGACGACCTGCTGGCCCGCGAGGTTCCCGTTGATCTGTATCTGGTACTGCCGGCATCGGATACGGACAGAGTTATTCCGCTCGTCAGGATAATATTCGACATGGTTGTGAGACGCATCACGTCGAAAATGGAATTCAAAGACGGTAAAAGCGTTGCCCCATACAGGCACAGACTTCTTTTCATGCTCGATGAATTCCCGTCCATCGGCCGCCTGCCCATCATAGAAAAAGCCATCACATACATCGCCGGATTCGGCGGCATCTTTTACATAATCATCCAGAATATCGAACAGCTCGGAAAGGTTTACGGCAAAGACAATTCGATACTCGGGAACAGTCATATTCTCATTGCCTACGCCTCGAACAATCCGGCGACATGCGAGATACTCTCGAAGATGTCCGGGACCACGACCGTGGTCCAGAAAAAGAAATCCGTTTCCGGCAAGGCGGGCAGCCGCAGTCCGTCCTTTTCGATCCAGGAGACAGCCCGGCCGCTGCTGACGCCGGATGAATGCTCCCGGCTGCCGGGCATGCGGAAGTCCGGGGATGAAATCCTGCCGGGCGACATGCTGATTTTCACGGCCGGCCGGCATCCGATTTACGGGAAGCAGATTCTTCATTTCAAAGATCCTGTATTCTTGCAGCGCGCCCGGATTCCCGCTCCGGATGTAACGGACTCCCTGTACTTCCCGCGCCAGACTGCCGAGCCGGCTGAAAGCGAAGCTCCAAAAGGAAAAAGCTTTGAAGATTATCTGGAGGAGTAA
- a CDS encoding type II toxin-antitoxin system RelE/ParE family toxin — protein sequence MPESGNSWVVENLNALVDAEFDALPKDIQAKFMHLAVLVEEVGLTALREPYVKHLQGKLWELRVKAKSGLGRGLYCTVAGRRIIVLRYFQKQSGKTPRNEIAIAIERMQLVEE from the coding sequence ATGCCTGAATCTGGAAATTCATGGGTAGTTGAGAACCTTAATGCACTCGTGGATGCCGAGTTCGACGCCCTGCCCAAGGATATCCAGGCGAAATTCATGCATTTGGCGGTTCTTGTGGAAGAAGTCGGTCTCACAGCCCTGCGCGAACCTTATGTGAAGCACCTGCAGGGCAAATTGTGGGAACTGCGTGTCAAGGCGAAGTCCGGCCTTGGGCGCGGATTGTATTGCACTGTAGCCGGAAGGCGTATCATCGTTCTGCGATATTTCCAGAAGCAGTCAGGGAAGACTCCGCGTAATGAAATCGCTATCGCCATTGAGCGTATGCAGCTGGTGGAGGAATAA
- the traF gene encoding conjugative transfer signal peptidase TraF — translation MLVVPACLAAAFLMGLRVNMTPSLPRGLYIMSGDAPARGDTVGFCLTGAFAGLGGQRGYLAPGGCASGLRPLLKVLAGVPGDRVAVENGTVCINGVAWPHGIRKLDSSGRPVPSCLESTTIPAGSALVLSPHEGSFDGRYFGLVPFDSLQKVNPVFLLEVRNEEGQGVSEGRGCGGRTSAHGKP, via the coding sequence ATGCTGGTGGTGCCCGCCTGCCTCGCTGCTGCGTTTCTGATGGGGTTGCGGGTGAACATGACTCCATCCCTGCCGCGCGGGCTGTACATCATGTCCGGTGACGCGCCGGCCAGAGGCGACACGGTGGGCTTCTGCCTGACCGGAGCCTTTGCCGGGCTGGGAGGTCAGCGCGGCTATCTCGCACCGGGCGGCTGCGCGTCCGGTTTGCGGCCGCTGCTGAAAGTTCTGGCCGGTGTTCCGGGGGACCGCGTTGCAGTCGAGAACGGCACCGTATGCATCAATGGGGTGGCATGGCCGCATGGCATCAGAAAGCTGGACAGTTCCGGCCGCCCTGTTCCCTCCTGTCTTGAGTCAACAACAATCCCGGCCGGGAGCGCCCTGGTGCTGTCGCCTCATGAAGGCAGTTTTGACGGCCGGTATTTCGGCCTGGTGCCGTTTGACAGTCTGCAAAAGGTAAATCCTGTTTTCCTCCTGGAGGTCAGAAATGAAGAAGGACAAGGAGTATCTGAAGGCCGCGGCTGCGGAGGTCGAACGTCAGCTCATGGAAAACCCTGA